From the Bifidobacteriaceae bacterium genome, one window contains:
- a CDS encoding glycosyltransferase family 2 protein produces the protein MKSKSVAVLLPCYNESQTIGQVVRDFQEALPEATIYVYDNNSTDGSAGVAAAAGAVVKCESMQGKGYVMRSMFRDIEADCYILADADDTYPAWAAPAMVSEVLDRGVDMVVGDRLSSTYFTENKRRFHSGGNVVVRKLVNSLFGGQISDIMTGYRALSYNFAKSFPVLSTGFEIETEMTIFALESRLTVASLPVEYRDRPEGSESKLSTVKDGLRVLRTIAKLLKDYRPMLFFNFLAAFCLMIGLILGIPVGLEYFHTGLVPRFPTLFAAFFCLLAALQLFVAGLILDTQARTRRQSFELAVNQLVLTRPGSGSRV, from the coding sequence GTGAAGTCAAAGTCGGTTGCGGTTCTTCTTCCCTGTTACAACGAATCTCAGACGATTGGCCAGGTGGTGCGGGACTTCCAAGAAGCCCTGCCGGAAGCCACGATTTACGTTTACGACAACAACTCGACAGATGGCAGCGCGGGGGTGGCCGCCGCGGCCGGGGCCGTGGTCAAGTGCGAATCCATGCAGGGCAAGGGCTACGTGATGCGTTCCATGTTCCGCGACATCGAAGCGGACTGCTACATCCTGGCGGACGCGGACGACACCTACCCGGCCTGGGCGGCGCCTGCCATGGTCTCCGAGGTCTTGGACCGAGGGGTCGACATGGTGGTGGGGGACCGCCTGAGCTCGACCTATTTCACCGAGAACAAGCGCCGGTTCCATTCGGGCGGCAACGTGGTGGTTCGGAAGCTGGTCAACAGCCTGTTCGGCGGCCAGATCAGTGACATCATGACGGGATACAGGGCGCTGAGCTACAACTTCGCCAAGTCTTTCCCGGTGCTGTCGACCGGTTTTGAGATCGAAACGGAGATGACGATCTTCGCGTTGGAGAGCCGCCTCACGGTGGCTTCGCTGCCGGTTGAGTATCGCGACCGGCCGGAGGGGTCCGAGTCGAAGCTGTCAACCGTCAAGGACGGCCTGCGGGTGCTGCGCACCATCGCCAAACTGCTCAAGGACTACCGGCCCATGTTGTTCTTCAACTTCTTGGCCGCGTTTTGCCTGATGATCGGCCTGATTCTGGGGATCCCGGTGGGCCTGGAGTACTTCCACACGGGTCTGGTCCCGCGCTTCCCCACCCTGTTCGCGGCGTTCTTCTGCCTATTGGCGGCGCTGCAGCTATTCGTCGCCGGGTTGATCCTAGACACGCAGGCCCGCACGCGCCGCCAATCCTTTGAGCTGGCGGTGAACCAACTCGTGCTAACCCGCCCGGGCTCCGGCTCCAGAGTCTGA